A single Paenibacillus sp. FSL R5-0517 DNA region contains:
- a CDS encoding lipoate--protein ligase family protein → MSASSHSRDPIQSEKKIQADKHATLRLQIWETPLKRQGSSVLDAFAWEEVMCRRVGAGHLPVAHIWRHPDAFVAGLRDRRLPRAVEAMERIRSQGTAVCVRPSGGAAVPLNPGVVNVSLILPNPGHAINIHDDFREMASIIAESLTPWSNQAQTGEVQGAFCPGDYDVSVGGLKFCGIAQRRQAKAYIITAFIIVEGEGDQLAADVRQFYQHASGGASEGYPDVQPGTMASLKELAGVPSAAAYTASLVRTLRDRYPQAEASKVLSVGYEEVRLTAEQMKLRYD, encoded by the coding sequence ATGAGTGCATCTTCCCATTCAAGAGACCCGATACAGTCTGAAAAGAAAATACAAGCAGATAAACATGCTACATTGCGCCTGCAAATCTGGGAGACACCACTCAAGCGACAAGGCAGTAGTGTACTCGACGCTTTTGCATGGGAAGAAGTCATGTGCAGACGGGTTGGGGCAGGGCATCTGCCAGTTGCACACATATGGCGACATCCAGATGCCTTTGTAGCCGGTCTGCGTGACCGCAGGTTGCCACGGGCTGTAGAAGCGATGGAACGGATAAGAAGCCAAGGGACAGCAGTCTGTGTTCGACCTTCCGGTGGAGCGGCCGTACCTCTGAATCCAGGGGTAGTTAACGTATCATTGATTCTGCCTAATCCCGGACATGCGATCAATATCCATGATGATTTTCGGGAGATGGCGTCAATTATTGCCGAGTCGCTAACGCCATGGTCAAACCAGGCGCAAACAGGTGAGGTCCAGGGTGCTTTTTGCCCGGGGGATTATGATGTCAGTGTAGGTGGGCTGAAATTCTGTGGTATTGCCCAGCGCAGACAGGCAAAGGCGTATATTATTACTGCTTTTATCATCGTGGAGGGGGAGGGAGATCAACTGGCAGCAGACGTGCGTCAATTCTATCAACATGCATCAGGCGGAGCCAGTGAAGGATATCCTGATGTTCAGCCGGGCACGATGGCCAGTCTGAAGGAGTTGGCAGGTGTCCCTTCTGCCGCAGCCTATACCGCCTCATTGGTACGAACTCTGCGTGATCGCTATCCACAGGCGGAAGCTAGCAAAGTGCTTAGCGTTGGCTATGAAGAAGTGCGTCTGACAGCTGAGCAGATGAAGCTGCGCTATGACTGA
- a CDS encoding alpha/beta fold hydrolase: MPITFELPTDVDAIIRGDFFPAQHPAQGVIILSHGYKGFKDWGMFPYAASQLSQTHHVLIFNFSHNGIGEYPEQFSELEKFAVNTYSRELADLALVLEHVATQPEFTGLTVYLVGHSRGAGVSLVYALDHPEQVAGVISWNGVTNLDLFTAEQKEEMRTQGRSHVVNGRTGQQMPLDVSILEDLDKHSERYAIIDRLSSSPLRVALIQGTEDPQRLREGSAALVQARPDIPWHQINEGNHTFNTVHPFKETTPQLEQVITQTLQQIKDWSS, encoded by the coding sequence ATGCCCATCACTTTTGAATTGCCCACTGACGTAGATGCTATCATTCGCGGCGACTTTTTCCCTGCACAACACCCCGCTCAGGGCGTCATCATTCTGTCTCACGGATACAAAGGCTTCAAAGACTGGGGCATGTTCCCTTACGCAGCTTCACAGCTAAGCCAGACGCATCATGTATTGATCTTTAATTTCTCTCACAACGGTATCGGTGAATATCCGGAGCAATTCTCAGAACTGGAAAAGTTCGCAGTCAATACCTACAGCCGGGAGCTTGCCGATCTGGCCCTGGTACTGGAGCATGTAGCTACACAACCTGAATTCACCGGACTTACTGTGTACCTAGTTGGTCATAGTCGCGGTGCGGGCGTAAGCCTCGTCTATGCACTGGATCATCCCGAACAGGTGGCAGGTGTCATCTCCTGGAATGGCGTAACCAATCTGGATCTCTTCACAGCGGAGCAAAAAGAAGAAATGCGTACGCAGGGCCGCAGCCATGTCGTTAACGGACGTACAGGTCAGCAGATGCCACTGGACGTGTCTATACTGGAAGACCTGGACAAGCACAGCGAACGTTACGCTATTATTGACCGCTTATCTTCTTCACCTTTGCGAGTCGCACTCATTCAGGGAACGGAAGATCCGCAGCGTCTTCGGGAGGGTTCTGCTGCACTTGTTCAAGCCCGTCCTGATATCCCATGGCACCAGATTAATGAGGGAAACCATACCTTCAATACTGTTCATCCATTTAAAGAAACAACTCCGCAACTGGAACAAGTCATCACCCAGACCCTGCAACAGATCAAAGACTGGAGTAGCTAA
- the acpS gene encoding holo-ACP synthase encodes MIYGIGNDVLEIGRMRKLLSGRHAEAFLKRILTPAEREIAFHRGKRMTEFVSGRFAAKEAVSKAFGCGIGGVMGFTDIEVLPDGTGRPVASLSSQAWERLQLPYDKQYDIHLSITHQTELAAAFAIVEQMEK; translated from the coding sequence ATGATATATGGCATTGGCAATGATGTGCTGGAGATTGGACGTATGCGGAAGCTGCTGTCCGGTCGCCATGCGGAAGCTTTTTTGAAACGAATATTAACGCCAGCAGAGCGGGAGATTGCGTTCCATCGGGGGAAGCGGATGACGGAGTTTGTATCCGGTCGATTTGCAGCGAAAGAAGCGGTGTCCAAGGCATTTGGGTGCGGTATTGGTGGCGTTATGGGCTTTACTGACATCGAAGTGCTGCCTGATGGGACAGGACGTCCGGTGGCCTCGCTGTCCAGTCAGGCCTGGGAACGCCTGCAGCTGCCATACGACAAACAATATGACATACATTTGAGCATTACGCATCAGACGGAATTGGCAGCGGCCTTTGCGATCGTAGAACAGATGGAAAAGTAG
- the mutY gene encoding A/G-specific adenine glycosylase — protein MGLQEQKQHFSVNLLDWYMINRRDLPWRRHNNPYFTWVSEIMLQQTRVDTVIPYFNRFIGNFPTVQALAEAPEEDVLKNWEGLGYYSRARNLQAAARQVMELHGGEMPQDKQAVFALKGVGPYTAGAILSIAFNQPQPAVDGNVMRVLSRYFLIDEDIMKGSTRVLMEELAGELIPEGRARDFNQALMELGALVCTPKAPHCLTCPVMEQCSGRIAGRELTLPVKTKAKPPRPEQRLVAIVEGRGDHRGQVLVRQRPDTGLLARMWELPHVLAAPAAASKKAAPLADEPAMALLAGSLWAEGFAARPEGLATHAEHVFSHIVWSLQVYKCTEQDQSSELPLIAAEARAAYDAQAATKEGTASSSAVSPESATTHSSEPGMPNSQNIISTSLNDGEKLMSPSDVSDLALNTPTLTGKGDGLTYRWIGPEDMDKMAFPNIFLKLISSYFAGAYDQVND, from the coding sequence ATGGGTTTACAGGAACAGAAACAACATTTCAGCGTGAATTTGCTGGACTGGTATATGATCAACCGACGGGATTTGCCGTGGCGTCGCCACAACAATCCGTATTTTACGTGGGTATCAGAGATTATGCTTCAGCAGACACGGGTCGATACGGTCATTCCGTATTTCAATCGTTTTATCGGGAATTTTCCAACCGTGCAGGCACTTGCGGAAGCACCCGAGGAGGATGTTCTGAAAAATTGGGAGGGACTCGGCTATTACTCCCGTGCACGTAATCTTCAGGCGGCTGCGAGACAAGTCATGGAGCTGCACGGAGGCGAGATGCCTCAGGACAAGCAGGCTGTCTTCGCATTAAAAGGGGTTGGCCCGTATACTGCCGGAGCCATTCTCAGCATTGCCTTCAACCAGCCGCAGCCTGCGGTAGATGGCAATGTTATGCGGGTCCTGTCCCGATACTTCCTCATTGATGAGGACATTATGAAGGGCAGCACCCGGGTGTTGATGGAAGAGCTCGCAGGAGAGCTCATTCCGGAAGGGCGAGCGCGTGATTTCAATCAGGCGCTGATGGAACTTGGCGCGCTGGTGTGCACGCCCAAAGCGCCGCACTGCCTGACTTGCCCGGTCATGGAGCAATGTTCCGGCCGCATCGCCGGAAGAGAGCTTACGCTGCCGGTCAAGACCAAGGCGAAGCCGCCGCGCCCTGAGCAGCGGCTGGTCGCGATTGTGGAGGGCCGCGGCGATCACCGCGGCCAAGTGCTTGTGCGCCAGCGCCCAGACACGGGCCTGCTGGCCCGGATGTGGGAGCTGCCGCATGTGCTCGCGGCGCCCGCCGCAGCCAGCAAGAAGGCGGCGCCGCTGGCGGATGAGCCGGCCATGGCCTTGCTGGCCGGCAGTCTGTGGGCGGAAGGCTTCGCTGCCCGCCCGGAAGGGCTGGCTACCCATGCGGAGCATGTGTTCAGCCACATTGTCTGGAGCCTGCAGGTGTACAAGTGTACCGAGCAGGACCAGAGCAGTGAGCTTCCGCTGATTGCAGCGGAAGCCAGAGCCGCCTACGACGCACAGGCGGCAACGAAGGAGGGCACAGCCTCATCTTCTGCTGTGTCACCTGAGTCAGCCACAACGCATTCATCGGAGCCAGGCATGCCTAATTCGCAGAACATTATCTCAACATCGCTTAACGATGGAGAGAAGTTAATGTCCCCATCTGATGTTAGTGACCTGGCGCTGAACACTCCGACACTGACAGGGAAAGGCGATGGCTTGACCTACCGCTGGATCGGACCGGAAGATATGGACAAGATGGCATTTCCGAATATATTTCTGAAGCTGATCAGCAGTTATTTTGCCGGTGCGTATGATCAAGTGAATGATTAA
- a CDS encoding BrxA/BrxB family bacilliredoxin, producing the protein MSMSFDQYMKDMVQPMRDELTRLGIQELRTPEEVEASLPDAKGTALVVINSVCGCAAGQCRPGVSQALQHDITPDHLYTVFAGQDKEATAKAREFFAPYPPSSPSIALMKDGELVHFIERHQVEDRSAEEIAADLTNAFERYCR; encoded by the coding sequence ATGTCAATGTCATTTGATCAATACATGAAAGATATGGTTCAACCCATGCGGGATGAGTTAACTCGTCTAGGAATCCAGGAGTTGCGTACTCCTGAAGAAGTGGAAGCAAGTCTTCCAGATGCAAAAGGAACAGCACTGGTTGTCATTAACTCTGTCTGCGGATGTGCCGCAGGTCAATGCCGTCCAGGGGTGTCCCAAGCACTTCAACACGATATTACACCGGATCACCTGTACACTGTATTTGCTGGTCAGGACAAGGAAGCAACTGCAAAAGCACGTGAATTCTTTGCACCGTATCCTCCATCTTCACCGTCCATCGCTCTGATGAAAGACGGAGAACTTGTTCACTTTATCGAGCGTCATCAAGTGGAAGACCGTTCTGCAGAGGAAATTGCGGCTGATCTGACAAATGCATTTGAACGTTATTGCCGTTAA
- a CDS encoding GNAT family N-acetyltransferase yields the protein MHVRSFQLSDASQMTELLQVALSEECYENTMGPFARQLSWDSDLIMVAEEEGDLVGALIGTIDQNQGCIYRIAVHPDYRRRGVGKTLVEAMEQRFQQRKVSQVWVAGDEHNKVAMPLYEAMGYGANQIMSAFQNLSILSKA from the coding sequence ATGCACGTTCGTTCCTTTCAGTTGAGTGATGCAAGCCAGATGACGGAGCTTCTCCAGGTTGCGCTATCGGAAGAGTGTTATGAGAACACGATGGGCCCGTTTGCCCGTCAATTGTCATGGGATTCTGACCTGATCATGGTTGCGGAAGAAGAGGGAGACCTCGTCGGCGCTTTGATCGGTACGATTGATCAAAACCAGGGTTGCATCTACCGTATTGCGGTACATCCAGACTATCGTCGCCGTGGAGTCGGCAAAACACTTGTCGAGGCTATGGAACAAAGGTTCCAGCAGCGTAAAGTCAGCCAGGTATGGGTGGCGGGTGATGAGCACAACAAAGTAGCCATGCCTCTATATGAAGCTATGGGTTACGGTGCCAATCAGATTATGAGCGCTTTCCAGAATCTTAGTATTTTGTCTAAAGCTTAG
- the nadE gene encoding ammonia-dependent NAD(+) synthetase gives MSLQQQIIAELKVKPSINEEEEVRKRVDFLKTYVKNAGAKGLLIAISGGIDSAVATALCKKATDELTEENKQEYKTLGVFQPYGEQSDIDHSYAVAKAYDLKHVVETNIEDAVNEIALEVEQGFKSLGSPRHMTHQGKGNVKARTRMVMQYALSFEENLLVVGTDHASEAITGFYTKWGDGAVDITPLSTLNKRQVRQLAAYLKVPQAILDKAPSAGLWEGQTDEDELGISYEANSDYLEGKQIDPAAQERLEAFYTRTHHKRNAIPGI, from the coding sequence ATGAGTTTGCAACAACAGATCATCGCTGAATTGAAGGTTAAACCAAGCATTAATGAAGAAGAGGAAGTACGCAAGCGTGTTGATTTTCTGAAGACGTATGTTAAAAATGCGGGTGCCAAGGGTTTGCTGATTGCGATCAGCGGCGGTATTGACAGTGCAGTGGCAACGGCGCTTTGCAAAAAAGCGACGGACGAGCTTACGGAAGAGAATAAACAAGAGTACAAAACGCTGGGTGTGTTCCAACCTTATGGTGAACAATCCGATATCGACCACAGCTACGCTGTAGCGAAAGCATACGATCTGAAGCATGTTGTGGAAACGAATATTGAAGATGCGGTGAACGAGATTGCACTGGAAGTGGAGCAAGGATTCAAATCCTTGGGCAGCCCACGCCATATGACTCACCAAGGCAAAGGTAACGTTAAGGCGAGAACTCGTATGGTGATGCAATATGCGCTTTCGTTTGAAGAAAACCTGCTCGTTGTAGGTACGGATCATGCGTCCGAAGCCATCACGGGCTTCTATACCAAATGGGGCGATGGTGCTGTCGATATCACACCACTGAGCACGCTGAACAAACGTCAGGTACGCCAGCTGGCAGCATATTTGAAAGTGCCACAGGCTATTTTGGACAAGGCACCATCTGCAGGGCTATGGGAAGGTCAGACGGACGAAGATGAGCTGGGAATTTCGTATGAAGCGAACAGTGATTATCTCGAAGGAAAACAGATCGATCCGGCTGCCCAAGAGCGCCTCGAAGCGTTCTATACGCGTACACATCACAAACGCAATGCCATTCCGGGTATCTAA
- the queG gene encoding tRNA epoxyqueuosine(34) reductase QueG yields the protein MTSVQTGAAQEASVWEKLKQEIKAAGPGLGIDDIGFASADPFVSLKSLLEQSRDKGYASGFEEPDIQKRVHPSLKEGEPASLIAIAVAYQSKMVNPPKSEPGAYRGIFARSAWGQDYHQVLRTAMDKLVNFIRERVPEAMIESMVDTGALVDRAVSQRAGIGFSAKNCAIISPKFGSWIFLGELVTNIPFQPDTPVTEDCGECTKCIDACPTGALVGPGQLNSQRCISFVTQTKGFVDEEFMLKIGNRLYGCDTCQIVCPKNRGKNWDHHPEFHPDPEIVKPLLLPLLDIGNREFKERFGQSSAAWRGKKPIQRNAVIALGNFKDKSAVPKLTEVLKRDPRPELRGTAAWALSRIGGEDAMRAIGEAAANEQDGNVLSMLQKAEERLSSSETLPKQPEAGQVSEKQPEQQKERNALQALQQDLKMEAGNEPGSEEPAQPAKPEAAAWRPSAVTGLHGKPVYYDEVLTPIGTLTLCATDEGLCHIDFGAFHVREAHLQQWARTWIGEYRYEKNEEKLSEAAQQVQQYFAGERKTFDLQLDQLGTPFQLQVWQVLSDISYGEASSHQQVAEKIGRPKAVRAVLDAISKNPIPIIIPCHRISGKDGTLVGYVGGLQTKEQLLALEQQS from the coding sequence ATGACGAGCGTACAGACCGGGGCAGCACAGGAAGCCTCCGTATGGGAGAAGTTAAAACAGGAGATCAAGGCAGCTGGCCCCGGACTGGGCATTGATGATATCGGATTTGCTTCGGCGGATCCCTTTGTTTCCCTGAAGTCGCTGTTGGAGCAGTCGCGGGATAAAGGGTATGCATCAGGTTTTGAAGAACCGGATATTCAAAAAAGGGTACACCCTTCCTTGAAGGAGGGCGAACCGGCGTCTCTTATCGCGATAGCAGTAGCGTATCAGTCCAAGATGGTGAATCCACCGAAATCGGAGCCTGGTGCGTATCGCGGCATTTTTGCCCGTTCAGCTTGGGGTCAGGACTATCATCAGGTGCTGCGTACAGCGATGGACAAGTTGGTAAACTTTATACGTGAACGTGTACCTGAAGCCATGATCGAAAGCATGGTAGACACAGGAGCACTGGTGGATCGTGCGGTGTCCCAGCGTGCGGGGATTGGTTTTAGCGCCAAGAACTGTGCCATTATATCACCCAAATTCGGTTCATGGATTTTTCTCGGGGAACTGGTGACGAATATTCCCTTTCAACCGGACACTCCTGTGACCGAAGACTGTGGTGAATGTACGAAATGTATTGATGCTTGTCCGACAGGCGCATTGGTTGGGCCGGGGCAGTTGAATTCACAGCGTTGTATTTCTTTTGTAACCCAGACGAAAGGGTTCGTGGATGAAGAATTTATGCTGAAAATAGGCAACCGTCTGTACGGTTGTGACACATGTCAGATTGTCTGTCCGAAGAACCGGGGCAAGAACTGGGATCACCATCCCGAGTTTCACCCCGATCCGGAGATTGTGAAGCCACTCCTGCTGCCGTTACTGGATATCGGTAATCGGGAATTCAAGGAACGTTTCGGTCAGAGTTCTGCCGCTTGGCGGGGCAAGAAGCCAATTCAACGCAATGCCGTTATTGCCCTGGGCAATTTCAAAGACAAAAGTGCTGTACCCAAACTTACAGAAGTACTAAAACGTGATCCGCGCCCCGAGTTGCGGGGAACCGCAGCCTGGGCGTTAAGCAGAATTGGAGGAGAAGACGCCATGAGAGCAATTGGGGAAGCTGCCGCTAACGAACAAGATGGGAACGTACTAAGCATGCTGCAGAAGGCCGAGGAGCGACTGAGTTCGTCCGAGACCTTACCCAAACAGCCAGAGGCTGGACAAGTGAGTGAGAAGCAGCCAGAGCAACAGAAAGAGCGCAATGCATTACAGGCGTTACAACAGGATTTGAAAATGGAAGCGGGGAATGAACCGGGTAGTGAGGAGCCTGCACAGCCTGCCAAACCAGAAGCCGCAGCGTGGAGGCCTTCTGCAGTTACGGGTCTTCATGGCAAGCCCGTATACTACGATGAGGTACTGACACCGATTGGTACACTTACGTTATGCGCGACGGATGAAGGACTGTGTCACATTGATTTTGGCGCATTTCACGTACGTGAGGCTCATCTGCAACAATGGGCCCGTACCTGGATTGGCGAGTATCGATATGAGAAGAATGAAGAGAAGCTCAGCGAAGCTGCACAGCAGGTACAGCAGTATTTTGCAGGGGAGAGAAAAACGTTCGACTTGCAGCTTGATCAGCTTGGAACACCATTCCAACTACAAGTATGGCAGGTTCTGTCCGATATATCTTATGGAGAGGCCTCATCACACCAACAGGTTGCGGAAAAGATCGGCAGACCCAAGGCTGTTCGTGCAGTTCTGGACGCCATTAGCAAAAATCCGATTCCGATTATTATTCCCTGTCACCGCATCAGCGGTAAAGATGGAACCCTGGTGGGTTATGTAGGCGGTCTGCAAACCAAGGAGCAATTGCTCGCATTGGAGCAGCAATCGTAA
- a CDS encoding superoxide dismutase, which produces MAFQLPALPYANDALEPHIDAQTMEIHHDRHHNTYVTNLNAALESAPELQEKSLEDLIANLDSVPEGIRTAVRNNGGGHANHSLFWEIIGPNGGGAPTGDIAAAIDSELGGFDKFKEDFAKAATTRFGSGWAWLVVGKDGKLSITSTPNQDSPLFEGLTPVLGLDVWEHAYYLKYQNKRPDYIGAFWNVINWDEVNKRYASAK; this is translated from the coding sequence ATGGCTTTTCAATTACCAGCACTTCCTTACGCTAACGACGCATTGGAACCACATATCGATGCACAAACGATGGAAATTCACCACGATCGCCATCACAATACTTATGTAACGAACTTGAACGCAGCTCTGGAAAGCGCTCCTGAACTGCAAGAAAAAAGCTTGGAAGATCTGATTGCTAACCTTGACAGCGTACCTGAAGGCATCCGCACAGCGGTTCGCAACAATGGTGGTGGACATGCTAACCACAGCTTGTTCTGGGAAATCATCGGACCTAACGGCGGCGGCGCTCCTACAGGCGATATCGCTGCAGCAATTGATAGCGAACTGGGTGGCTTTGATAAATTCAAAGAAGATTTCGCTAAAGCAGCTACAACTCGCTTCGGTTCCGGCTGGGCTTGGCTCGTAGTTGGCAAAGATGGCAAGTTGTCCATCACTAGCACACCTAACCAAGACAGCCCTCTCTTCGAAGGTCTGACTCCGGTTCTGGGTCTGGATGTATGGGAGCACGCTTACTACCTGAAATATCAAAACAAACGTCCTGATTACATCGGTGCTTTCTGGAATGTAATCAACTGGGATGAAGTGAACAAACGTTACGCTTCTGCAAAATAA
- the folE gene encoding GTP cyclohydrolase I FolE produces MAGVKDYVNSKVSDNREKIEYHVEQILKLIGEDSTREGLLETPARVTRMYEEIFGGYEVDPRDVLGVTFDENHEELVIVKDIVYYSQCEHHMAPFFGKVHIGYVPSGKIVGLSKMARLVEAVTRRLQVQERITSQIADILTEAVEPHGVMVVVEGEHLCMCSRGVKKPGSKTVTSAVRGSFRENPAQRAEFLSLVKD; encoded by the coding sequence GTGGCTGGCGTTAAAGATTATGTGAATTCAAAAGTATCCGACAATCGGGAAAAGATCGAGTATCATGTAGAGCAGATCCTAAAATTGATCGGAGAAGATAGTACACGTGAAGGGCTGCTTGAAACGCCTGCACGTGTGACCCGAATGTATGAAGAAATTTTTGGTGGATATGAAGTAGATCCGCGCGATGTGCTCGGTGTCACGTTTGACGAGAATCATGAAGAACTGGTTATCGTCAAGGATATCGTCTACTACAGCCAGTGTGAGCACCATATGGCGCCATTTTTCGGCAAAGTGCACATTGGGTATGTACCCAGCGGCAAGATTGTTGGTTTGAGCAAAATGGCTCGTTTGGTTGAAGCAGTAACACGTCGCCTGCAAGTTCAGGAACGTATTACTTCACAGATCGCTGACATTCTGACAGAAGCTGTCGAGCCTCATGGCGTGATGGTCGTGGTGGAAGGTGAGCACTTGTGCATGTGTTCCCGCGGCGTGAAGAAACCGGGAAGCAAGACGGTAACATCTGCTGTACGTGGTTCTTTCCGTGAGAATCCGGCACAACGTGCAGAGTTCTTGTCTTTGGTAAAAGATTAA
- a CDS encoding YneF family protein: MDIVIPIITLIVGLVGGFFIGVFYLRKQLEKMQSNPDMLQKMAKQMGYNLNGKQMQRAQQMMKNQQPGAKMPQPQQHPARKSSGRRK, from the coding sequence ATGGATATTGTTATACCGATTATCACATTGATTGTTGGTCTGGTCGGGGGATTTTTCATCGGGGTGTTCTACTTGCGTAAACAACTCGAGAAAATGCAAAGCAATCCGGACATGCTTCAGAAAATGGCGAAGCAAATGGGCTACAACCTGAATGGCAAGCAAATGCAGCGTGCCCAGCAGATGATGAAGAATCAGCAGCCAGGAGCGAAAATGCCTCAGCCGCAACAGCATCCTGCGCGTAAAAGTTCGGGCCGCCGAAAATAA
- the lepB gene encoding signal peptidase I — MNSNHHSMEHMASEERNQPPKPEQPEKSWVVELWDWVKTIVVAFVIMMLLNLFVFNLSMVKGQSMQPTLVERDRLFVNKIVYHLDTPSRSDVIVLRDPSEGVEKKDFLVKRIVGLPGDTIEVRDHHLYVNGERQAETYTDIEVQDPDFGPITLEPDHFFVMGDNRHEGKSKDSRVFGSITSDQIVGKAEFIFWPFSELKKL, encoded by the coding sequence TTGAATTCCAATCATCATTCAATGGAACATATGGCTTCCGAGGAACGTAATCAACCGCCAAAGCCTGAACAACCGGAGAAATCCTGGGTGGTCGAGCTGTGGGACTGGGTCAAAACGATTGTTGTTGCTTTTGTCATCATGATGCTGCTTAACCTGTTTGTGTTTAATCTTTCGATGGTCAAGGGACAGTCCATGCAGCCGACATTGGTTGAGCGGGATCGTCTTTTCGTCAACAAAATTGTATATCATCTGGATACACCTTCCCGATCCGATGTGATTGTACTTCGTGATCCAAGTGAAGGTGTGGAGAAGAAGGATTTTCTGGTAAAACGGATCGTAGGACTTCCGGGAGATACCATTGAAGTCAGGGATCACCATCTGTATGTGAACGGCGAGCGTCAAGCGGAAACGTACACCGATATCGAGGTGCAAGATCCCGATTTTGGCCCAATCACACTGGAGCCGGATCATTTCTTCGTGATGGGAGATAATCGTCATGAAGGCAAAAGTAAGGATAGCCGAGTGTTTGGCAGTATTACATCTGACCAGATTGTGGGCAAGGCTGAATTTATTTTCTGGCCGTTTTCTGAATTGAAGAAATTGTAA
- a CDS encoding HD domain-containing phosphohydrolase, which yields MKYVNVESVEAGELLGKTVYSSNGTVLLSAGVQLTVYMVNTLKRIGVTMLYIQDEAYKDVDTEDILDETTKRAIINEMSVTLESIRSGKDWSPRKVALSIEKLLNDVLNGRELLVQLTDIRTKDNAQYVHAMNVCLLSSVIGLNMGLNYNQLKDLAVGALLHDIGKVGEPPGSGSVANSSLHHTWRGFEVIKNKREFSLLVAHTALQHHEHVDGTGMPRGIKGNDIHLFARIVSVANIYDNLINGLLKDSLLPHEACEEMMALSGTKLDRDILIEFNKSVSVYPNGTAVRLSTKETGVIVRQHRGLPGRPVIRVARGSTRYSLDVVEIDLAQHTTVFIEAVMT from the coding sequence ATGAAGTATGTAAACGTGGAGAGCGTGGAAGCGGGGGAACTTCTGGGCAAGACGGTATATTCCAGTAACGGTACGGTACTGTTGTCCGCCGGAGTCCAGCTCACCGTATATATGGTCAATACGCTGAAGCGTATTGGCGTGACCATGCTATACATCCAGGATGAAGCGTACAAAGATGTGGATACAGAGGACATTCTGGATGAAACCACGAAACGGGCAATAATTAACGAAATGAGTGTCACACTCGAATCCATTCGATCCGGCAAAGATTGGAGTCCTAGAAAGGTCGCCCTCAGTATAGAGAAGTTGCTAAACGATGTACTGAACGGACGTGAACTGCTCGTGCAGCTTACCGATATTCGTACCAAAGACAATGCACAGTATGTTCATGCGATGAATGTATGTTTGTTATCTTCGGTCATCGGACTGAATATGGGACTCAATTATAATCAACTGAAGGACCTTGCTGTGGGGGCATTATTGCATGATATTGGCAAAGTGGGGGAACCTCCTGGCAGTGGCTCGGTTGCAAATTCTTCGCTGCACCATACATGGCGGGGATTCGAAGTGATTAAGAACAAGCGGGAGTTCAGTCTGTTGGTCGCCCATACAGCCCTGCAACATCATGAGCATGTTGATGGTACAGGTATGCCAAGAGGTATTAAAGGGAATGACATCCATCTGTTTGCGAGAATCGTCAGTGTGGCTAATATCTATGATAATCTTATTAATGGGTTATTGAAGGACAGTCTGTTGCCACACGAGGCATGTGAAGAGATGATGGCGTTGTCTGGTACAAAGCTGGATCGGGACATTCTGATCGAGTTCAACAAGAGTGTATCCGTGTATCCCAACGGTACTGCAGTACGACTGTCTACCAAAGAGACTGGCGTCATTGTGCGCCAACATCGGGGATTGCCCGGCAGACCTGTAATCCGGGTGGCGCGCGGAAGTACGCGTTATTCTCTGGATGTGGTTGAAATTGATCTGGCTCAGCATACAACCGTTTTCATTGAAGCCGTCATGACGTAG